One Streptomyces sp. NBC_00223 genomic window carries:
- a CDS encoding chitinase, with protein MLTSSRKRSALRTRSFVAASTALAGALAVGGLVALAPTASAGEFLTNGGFENGLSGWTCDAGSTVVNGQAHSGTYALQGVPSASVTGQCKQTVAVAPNTTYTLTAQVKGSYVYIGVDAGASTWTPATGSGYAQLSVSFTTGASQTSAAVYVHGWYGQPTYYADDISLQGPGGGTTTPPTTPPTTPPTTKPPTTPPTTPPTTPPTTPPTTPPTTPPTSPPPSQGLPTHALVGYLHETFANGSGYTKLADVPDSWDIIDLAFGETDSPTSGNIHFNRCSVSECPSVESDADFKAAIKAKQAKGKKVLLSIGGANGEVQLTTAAARDTFVSTVTGIIDKWGLDGVDIDFEGHSLSLNTGDTDFKNPTTPVIVNLISALKTLKAHYGSGFVLTMAPETFFVQMGYQYYGTGQWGGQDPRCGAYLPVIYALRNDLTLLHVQDYNSGSIMGLDNQYHSMGGADFHIAMTDMLLTGFPVAGNTANVFPALAPSQVAIGLPASTNAGNGYTSPSQVNQALDCLTKKTNCGSYATHGTWPALRGLMTWSVNWDKFSNWEFSKNFHSYFG; from the coding sequence ATGCTCACCTCCTCGCGCAAGAGATCCGCACTGCGCACACGATCGTTCGTCGCCGCCTCCACCGCCCTCGCGGGCGCCCTGGCCGTCGGCGGCCTGGTCGCGCTCGCCCCGACGGCCAGCGCCGGCGAGTTCCTGACCAACGGCGGCTTCGAGAACGGCCTGTCCGGCTGGACCTGCGACGCGGGCAGCACCGTGGTCAACGGGCAGGCGCACAGCGGTACGTACGCCCTCCAGGGCGTGCCGAGCGCGAGCGTGACCGGCCAGTGCAAGCAGACCGTCGCCGTCGCGCCCAACACCACGTACACCCTGACCGCCCAGGTCAAGGGCTCGTACGTGTACATCGGTGTGGACGCCGGCGCCAGCACCTGGACGCCCGCCACGGGCAGCGGCTACGCGCAGCTGAGCGTGTCCTTCACCACCGGCGCGAGCCAGACCAGCGCGGCCGTCTACGTGCACGGCTGGTACGGGCAGCCCACGTACTACGCGGACGACATCTCGCTCCAGGGCCCCGGCGGCGGCACCACGACCCCGCCCACCACCCCGCCGACCACTCCCCCGACCACCAAGCCCCCCACCACACCACCGACGACGCCGCCGACCACTCCCCCGACGACGCCGCCCACGACGCCTCCGACCACACCGCCGACCAGCCCGCCGCCCTCCCAGGGGCTGCCCACCCACGCCCTGGTCGGCTACCTGCACGAGACCTTCGCCAACGGCTCCGGCTACACCAAGCTCGCCGACGTCCCCGACAGCTGGGACATCATCGACCTGGCCTTCGGCGAGACCGACTCCCCGACCTCGGGCAACATCCACTTCAACCGCTGCTCGGTCAGCGAGTGCCCGTCCGTGGAGTCCGACGCCGACTTCAAGGCCGCGATCAAGGCCAAGCAGGCCAAGGGCAAGAAGGTGCTGCTGTCCATCGGCGGCGCCAACGGCGAGGTGCAGCTGACCACCGCCGCGGCCCGCGACACCTTCGTCTCCACCGTGACCGGCATCATCGACAAGTGGGGCCTGGACGGCGTCGACATCGACTTCGAGGGCCACTCGCTGTCGCTGAACACCGGTGACACCGACTTCAAGAACCCGACCACCCCGGTGATCGTCAATCTGATCTCGGCGCTGAAGACCCTCAAGGCGCACTACGGCAGCGGCTTCGTGCTGACCATGGCCCCGGAGACGTTCTTCGTGCAGATGGGCTACCAGTACTACGGCACGGGCCAGTGGGGCGGCCAGGACCCGCGCTGCGGCGCCTACCTGCCGGTGATCTACGCCCTGCGCAACGACCTCACCCTGCTGCACGTCCAGGACTACAACTCCGGGTCGATCATGGGCCTGGACAACCAGTACCACTCGATGGGCGGCGCGGACTTCCACATCGCGATGACCGACATGCTGCTCACCGGCTTCCCGGTCGCGGGCAACACGGCCAATGTCTTCCCGGCCCTGGCGCCCTCCCAGGTGGCCATCGGCCTGCCCGCCTCGACCAACGCGGGCAACGGCTACACCTCGCCCTCCCAGGTGAACCAGGCGCTGGACTGCCTGACCAAGAAGACCAACTGCGGCTCCTACGCCACCCACGGCACCTGGCCCGCGCTGCGCGGTCTGATGACGTGGTCGGTCAACTGGGACAAGTTCAGCAACTGGGAGTTCTCCAAGAACTTCCACAGCTACTTCGGCTGA
- a CDS encoding TetR/AcrR family transcriptional regulator produces the protein MTGGAVPAYRRMSVEQRRGQLLAAAVDLFGHRRPEDVSIDDVAAAAGVSRPLVYRYFPGGKAQLYEAAVRGAAAELTGRFAVPTEGPPTQRLAAALDGYLAYVDEHDAAYGALLRGGSVAGTSRTEAIVDEVRRRAAEQVMRHLGVAEPGPRLSLMVRSWIACVEAVSLIWLDEGKEPPRAELRGWLVDHFVALLVVTGVGDAQGGEALGRVLALESPNGPAARLASRLTPLLP, from the coding sequence ATGACCGGTGGCGCGGTGCCCGCGTACCGCAGGATGAGCGTCGAACAGCGGCGCGGGCAGTTGCTCGCTGCGGCGGTGGACCTCTTCGGGCACCGGCGGCCCGAGGACGTGTCGATCGACGACGTGGCCGCGGCGGCGGGCGTCTCCCGGCCGCTGGTCTACCGCTACTTCCCCGGGGGCAAGGCGCAGCTGTACGAGGCCGCGGTGCGGGGCGCCGCGGCCGAGCTGACCGGGCGGTTCGCCGTACCGACCGAGGGCCCGCCCACGCAGCGGCTGGCCGCCGCGCTCGACGGGTACCTCGCGTACGTCGACGAGCACGACGCCGCGTACGGGGCGCTGCTGCGCGGCGGGAGCGTGGCCGGTACGAGCCGGACCGAGGCGATCGTCGACGAGGTGCGGCGGCGGGCCGCCGAACAGGTGATGCGGCACCTCGGGGTGGCCGAGCCGGGGCCGCGGCTGTCGCTGATGGTGCGGTCGTGGATCGCGTGCGTCGAGGCGGTGTCGCTGATCTGGCTGGACGAGGGGAAGGAGCCGCCGAGGGCGGAGCTGCGGGGGTGGCTGGTGGATCACTTTGTCGCGTTGCTGGTGGTGACGGGGGTGGGGGACGCGCAGGGCGGCGAGGCGCTGGGGCGCGTCCTCGCGCTGGAATCCCCCAACGGCCCGGCCGCCCGCCTCGCCTCCCGCCTCACCCCCCTCCTCCCGTAG
- the tmk gene encoding dTMP kinase → MRLRPSSDRKRGLFVSVDGPSGAGKSTVVHHLAQLLVASGEDVHMTAEPSSGPIGALCRELTETTTGHALACLYAADRYHHLEVEVRPNTEAGRVVLSDRYIPSGLVMQRFDGVTPAFLWHLNAQADRPDLAVILEADPEVVAERLRERGPHNRFQLSPGSSHAEVRFYRQAAERLVQAGFAVLRVDVNHRPPEQAAVLIRDSLPGFFAAGAG, encoded by the coding sequence ATGAGACTCCGGCCCTCTTCTGACCGCAAGCGCGGCTTGTTCGTCAGCGTCGACGGGCCGAGTGGCGCCGGTAAGTCGACCGTCGTCCACCACCTGGCGCAACTGCTCGTCGCCTCCGGCGAAGACGTCCATATGACAGCCGAGCCGTCCTCCGGCCCGATCGGGGCGTTGTGCCGCGAGCTGACCGAGACGACCACCGGGCACGCGCTGGCCTGCCTGTACGCCGCGGACCGCTATCACCACCTCGAGGTGGAGGTTCGTCCCAACACCGAGGCCGGCCGGGTGGTGCTGTCCGATCGCTACATCCCGTCGGGTCTGGTGATGCAGCGCTTCGACGGCGTCACCCCCGCCTTCCTCTGGCACCTCAACGCCCAGGCCGACCGGCCCGACCTGGCCGTCATTCTGGAAGCCGACCCCGAGGTCGTCGCGGAGCGGCTGCGTGAGCGCGGGCCGCACAACCGCTTCCAGCTCTCGCCCGGCAGCAGTCACGCCGAAGTGCGCTTCTACAGGCAGGCCGCCGAGCGGTTGGTCCAAGCGGGCTTCGCCGTGCTGCGGGTGGACGTGAACCACCGCCCGCCTGAGCAGGCCGCCGTGCTGATTCGGGACTCGCTGCCGGGCTTCTTCGCGGCGGGGGCCGGGTGA
- a CDS encoding 3'-5' exonuclease, producing MTDWTSLNFVVVDVEGNGQQPPDLVELAAVPIVDGIIGEPLSWLVKPETPIKHFATRIHGLTNKDVAGCPSFGDVKADVLRVLSRPALVAHNAHVDVRALERKLPGWECPEVFDTLSLARRLVPGQGSYRLGSLVEAFHLAEGLPDGLSPHRATYDALVEARLFVMLANKASTSLEDLRGEPPKGGAYETPALF from the coding sequence ATGACTGACTGGACGAGTCTGAACTTCGTGGTCGTCGACGTGGAGGGCAACGGTCAGCAGCCGCCCGACCTTGTCGAGTTGGCCGCCGTCCCGATCGTCGACGGCATCATCGGGGAGCCGCTGAGCTGGCTGGTGAAGCCCGAGACGCCCATCAAGCACTTCGCCACCCGCATTCACGGTCTGACCAACAAGGACGTGGCCGGCTGCCCGTCGTTCGGCGACGTCAAGGCCGACGTGCTGCGGGTGTTGTCGCGCCCTGCCTTGGTCGCCCACAACGCGCACGTGGATGTCCGCGCTCTGGAGCGCAAGCTCCCCGGCTGGGAGTGCCCCGAGGTGTTCGACACGCTGAGTCTCGCTCGCCGGTTGGTGCCGGGCCAGGGCAGCTATCGGCTGGGCAGCCTGGTCGAAGCCTTCCACCTGGCCGAGGGGCTGCCGGACGGGCTCTCGCCGCACCGCGCGACGTATGACGCGCTGGTGGAGGCCCGGCTGTTCGTGATGCTGGCGAACAAGGCGAGCACCAGCCTCGAAGACCTCCGCGGCGAACCGCCGAAGGGGGGCGCGTATGAGACTCCGGCCCTCTTCTGA
- a CDS encoding radical SAM protein — protein MATRVILLSGNQIDKLPERAREVVEYRKSGLSLNHIQGCPLDCAYCIRHTYGLWDQRVPRALMSDAEAVEELVNHRYFQPHVTPVQVFNRATDPFLPVVRPHTFAVLENLDERGLTNHVLVITRHRMKPEDIERLNALEHLKVTLLFTYSGIDNKDIEPYPSSVAAASLKLMSAPQRRKYRTILYWRPLVPGLNDSEDHLDRAYRLAQHADATVFTGLFYRGEIAAYYRANGLPEPYDESARRKIVPETLEQRVLTAFDNSTPLFRKTSCAVAHAHGLPDYNGHYGIPELCDICPLSQLALCAGAHKVPSSDRLREIAGALPETRGLVVVDITDRAAVVSGLETEQPRYYLQHALGFQVHDVRHPHVERRHGRAGIGWKGEKRDD, from the coding sequence GTGGCCACCCGCGTAATCCTGCTGAGCGGGAATCAGATCGACAAGCTGCCGGAACGTGCACGGGAGGTTGTCGAGTACCGCAAGAGCGGTCTCAGTCTGAACCACATCCAGGGGTGCCCCCTGGACTGCGCGTACTGCATCCGCCACACCTACGGCTTATGGGATCAACGGGTACCGCGTGCGCTCATGTCCGACGCCGAGGCGGTGGAGGAACTGGTCAACCACCGTTACTTCCAGCCGCACGTAACCCCCGTGCAGGTGTTCAACCGGGCCACCGACCCGTTCCTCCCGGTCGTCCGGCCGCACACCTTCGCCGTGCTGGAGAACCTGGACGAGCGCGGGTTGACCAATCACGTCCTGGTCATCACACGCCACCGGATGAAGCCCGAGGACATCGAACGGCTCAACGCGCTCGAACACCTGAAGGTGACACTGCTGTTCACCTACTCCGGCATCGACAACAAGGACATCGAGCCCTATCCGTCGAGTGTGGCCGCCGCGTCGCTGAAGCTCATGAGCGCGCCGCAGCGCCGGAAGTACCGCACCATCCTCTACTGGCGTCCGCTGGTACCGGGCCTGAACGACTCGGAAGATCACCTCGACCGGGCGTACCGGCTGGCTCAGCACGCCGACGCCACAGTGTTCACCGGCCTGTTCTACCGCGGCGAGATCGCGGCGTACTACAGGGCCAACGGACTGCCCGAGCCGTACGACGAATCGGCCCGCCGGAAGATCGTGCCCGAGACGCTGGAGCAGCGCGTCCTGACCGCGTTCGACAACTCCACGCCGCTGTTCCGCAAGACCTCCTGCGCTGTCGCCCACGCTCATGGCCTGCCCGACTACAACGGTCACTACGGTATCCCCGAGCTGTGCGACATCTGCCCGTTGAGTCAGCTCGCACTGTGCGCGGGAGCACACAAGGTGCCGTCGTCCGATCGGCTGCGGGAGATCGCCGGTGCTCTGCCGGAAACGCGTGGTCTCGTGGTCGTGGACATCACCGACCGCGCGGCCGTGGTGTCCGGCCTGGAGACCGAGCAACCGCGCTACTACCTGCAACACGCGCTCGGCTTCCAAGTGCACGACGTACGGCACCCGCACGTCGAGCGGCGGCATGGGCGGGCCGGCATCGGGTGGAAGGGCGAGAAGCGGGATGACTGA
- a CDS encoding helix-turn-helix domain-containing protein: MPPGTAPYDGTTLPSNRTTGVTSVHEARDALGKRLRELRTAAGLSGRALAESLSWPPSKVSKLENSRQTPTDDDIRGWTRATAGEDETEALLASLHTLEIQHAEWRRQLKVGLKPHQQEIAGLDARTRLFRAFESTFIPGLLQTAQYARFRFAQSITVFKVRNDIDEAVAARVRRQDILYQPEKRFHFVLTEAALRYRLCPPEIMLGQLDRLISFSALPNVRLGIIGFETAYVVAPAHGFWLLDSDRVMVETFSAELNLAQPQEVALYTGVFDSLAATAGYGRSARAIINRVIDDLASGRADESE; this comes from the coding sequence ATGCCGCCTGGCACCGCGCCGTACGACGGGACGACTTTGCCATCGAATAGAACGACCGGCGTCACCAGCGTGCACGAGGCTCGTGACGCACTGGGCAAAAGGCTCCGCGAGCTACGCACGGCCGCAGGACTCAGCGGCCGCGCGCTCGCGGAGTCTTTGTCGTGGCCACCTTCCAAGGTGTCCAAGCTGGAGAACAGCCGGCAGACGCCCACCGACGACGACATTCGCGGCTGGACGCGGGCAACCGCCGGCGAGGACGAGACAGAAGCGCTCCTCGCCTCTCTGCACACGCTCGAAATTCAGCACGCCGAGTGGCGGCGGCAACTCAAGGTGGGGTTGAAGCCTCACCAACAGGAGATAGCCGGCCTGGACGCCAGGACACGGCTCTTTCGGGCCTTCGAGTCGACGTTCATCCCCGGTCTGCTCCAGACCGCCCAGTACGCCCGCTTCCGCTTCGCCCAGAGCATCACCGTGTTCAAGGTGAGGAACGACATCGACGAAGCCGTGGCAGCACGGGTGCGACGCCAGGACATCCTGTACCAGCCGGAAAAACGCTTCCATTTCGTTCTCACGGAAGCGGCCTTGCGCTACCGGCTGTGTCCGCCCGAGATCATGTTGGGGCAACTCGACCGGCTGATCTCGTTCTCAGCACTGCCGAATGTCAGGCTCGGCATCATCGGATTCGAGACAGCGTACGTGGTCGCACCCGCTCATGGATTCTGGCTCCTCGACAGCGACCGCGTCATGGTCGAGACCTTCTCGGCGGAGTTGAACCTCGCCCAGCCGCAGGAGGTGGCCCTGTACACGGGAGTCTTCGACTCACTGGCGGCCACGGCCGGTTACGGCCGGAGCGCACGAGCGATCATCAACCGGGTCATCGACGATCTCGCCTCGGGAAGGGCGGACGAGAGCGAGTAA
- a CDS encoding DUF6879 family protein yields the protein MIEPGPEFGRLFHSFEHTAFRLETRDHYRSANESEALRQFVAGEPVDMGWFQNWLTMIRGATAEGRRFSRVRVVTVPLTDYSRFGVFCSAHTNAAGEDIRYLARHDAVGLPDYDYWLFDSAKLVRMHFDDDENFLGGELVDDPAAIVAHNHWRDAAWHRAVRRDDFAIE from the coding sequence ATGATCGAACCCGGCCCCGAGTTCGGCAGGCTCTTCCACAGCTTCGAGCACACGGCGTTCCGGCTGGAGACGCGTGACCACTACCGGTCAGCGAACGAGTCCGAGGCGCTTCGTCAGTTCGTCGCGGGCGAGCCCGTGGACATGGGCTGGTTCCAGAACTGGCTGACCATGATTCGTGGGGCAACGGCCGAGGGCCGCCGTTTCTCGCGTGTGCGGGTCGTGACGGTCCCGCTCACGGACTACAGCCGCTTCGGCGTCTTCTGTTCGGCGCACACCAACGCCGCGGGCGAGGACATTCGCTATCTCGCCCGTCATGACGCGGTCGGCCTGCCGGACTACGACTACTGGTTGTTCGACTCGGCCAAGCTCGTACGGATGCATTTCGACGACGACGAGAACTTCCTGGGCGGCGAACTCGTCGACGACCCCGCTGCGATCGTGGCGCACAACCACTGGCGAGATGCCGCCTGGCACCGCGCCGTACGACGGGACGACTTTGCCATCGAATAG
- a CDS encoding ATP-binding protein, with amino-acid sequence METPVVTTPPEPLVASYWASTPRSVSRSRHCLRAVLWKWGLSDLAEVAELVLTELVTNSVQHARVRGRLIETRFVREGDGVRLEVHDASSRQPEVHRAGADDERGRGLALVDALVGPGSWGVSERDGVGKLIWAHVSPPRGNDCE; translated from the coding sequence ATGGAAACACCAGTAGTGACAACGCCCCCGGAACCGCTGGTGGCCTCGTACTGGGCGAGCACGCCTCGCTCGGTGAGCCGGTCGCGGCACTGCCTGCGGGCGGTGCTGTGGAAGTGGGGTCTGAGCGACCTCGCCGAGGTGGCCGAACTCGTCCTGACCGAGCTGGTGACCAACAGCGTCCAGCACGCCCGGGTACGGGGCCGGCTGATCGAGACCAGGTTCGTACGCGAGGGCGACGGCGTACGGCTTGAGGTGCACGACGCCAGTTCCCGGCAGCCGGAGGTCCACCGGGCGGGCGCCGACGACGAGCGGGGGCGCGGCCTCGCGCTGGTGGACGCGCTGGTCGGGCCGGGGAGTTGGGGCGTGAGCGAGCGCGACGGCGTCGGCAAGCTGATCTGGGCGCATGTGTCGCCGCCGCGCGGTAACGACTGTGAATAG
- a CDS encoding helix-turn-helix domain-containing protein: MAMAYGEWLREQRKRQGLTQQELANSAIMTRSHIAHIEAGRRWPSEDDAKRLDIALNTGNVLSSFLPATHGRPVGSHFEAARQLEQQACMLREFALSYVPGILQTKSYANAVLKVGFPPLGEKERDQAAVTRLERSLLLDDPATPMVWAMLDEAVLRRPIGGPAAMAEQLTHLADLVECERIRVHVVPFAVGAHPLLQNMLTLMWFEDQPPVAYVEGLHTGRLHDSPELVERFQGAYDLALGDALPLRESLAMLRATAQDFGHEDD; the protein is encoded by the coding sequence ATGGCCATGGCATACGGTGAATGGCTCCGGGAGCAGCGGAAGAGGCAGGGCCTCACGCAGCAGGAGTTGGCGAACTCGGCGATCATGACGCGTTCGCACATCGCCCACATTGAGGCGGGCCGACGCTGGCCCTCGGAGGACGACGCGAAGCGGCTGGACATCGCGCTGAACACGGGAAACGTGCTGTCCAGCTTCTTGCCGGCCACGCACGGTCGGCCGGTCGGCAGCCACTTCGAGGCGGCTCGTCAGCTCGAACAGCAGGCTTGCATGCTGCGTGAATTCGCACTCTCGTACGTGCCCGGAATTCTCCAGACGAAGTCCTACGCGAACGCGGTGCTGAAAGTCGGATTCCCGCCACTGGGAGAGAAGGAGCGTGACCAAGCGGCGGTCACTCGGCTTGAGCGCTCCCTCCTGCTGGACGACCCCGCGACGCCGATGGTGTGGGCGATGCTCGACGAGGCCGTACTGCGGCGGCCGATCGGCGGGCCGGCCGCCATGGCCGAGCAACTGACGCACCTGGCGGACCTGGTGGAGTGCGAGCGCATCCGCGTCCACGTGGTGCCGTTCGCGGTGGGAGCACACCCGCTGTTGCAGAACATGCTGACCCTCATGTGGTTCGAGGACCAGCCGCCCGTCGCCTACGTCGAGGGGCTGCACACGGGCCGTCTGCACGACTCGCCGGAGCTCGTGGAACGCTTCCAGGGCGCCTACGACCTGGCGTTGGGCGATGCGTTGCCGCTGAGGGAGTCACTTGCCATGCTGCGGGCGACGGCGCAAGACTTCGGGCATGAAGACGACTGA
- a CDS encoding DUF397 domain-containing protein, producing MKTTETVIPVASALVGWRKSSYSGPDEGSCVEVADGYGIVPVRDSKDPHGPALAFPVSSWSAFITAVKADHFPTT from the coding sequence ATGAAGACGACTGAGACCGTAATCCCGGTGGCTTCCGCGCTCGTTGGGTGGCGGAAGTCCAGTTACAGCGGCCCGGACGAGGGCAGTTGTGTCGAGGTCGCGGACGGGTACGGGATCGTGCCCGTCCGGGACTCGAAGGACCCGCACGGCCCCGCGCTGGCCTTCCCGGTGTCAAGCTGGTCCGCGTTCATCACCGCCGTGAAGGCCGACCATTTCCCGACAACCTGA
- a CDS encoding DUF397 domain-containing protein, with protein MKTTETVIPVASALVGWRKSSYSGSDEGSCVEVADGYGVVPVRDSKDPHGPALSFPASSWSAFITAVKADLFPTT; from the coding sequence ATGAAGACGACTGAGACCGTAATCCCGGTGGCTTCCGCGCTCGTTGGGTGGCGGAAGTCCAGTTACAGCGGCTCGGACGAGGGCAGTTGTGTGGAGGTCGCGGACGGGTACGGGGTTGTTCCCGTCCGGGATTCGAAGGACCCGCACGGCCCCGCGCTGTCCTTCCCGGCGTCGAGTTGGTCCGCGTTCATCACCGCCGTGAAGGCCGACCTTTTCCCGACAACCTGA
- a CDS encoding DUF6000 family protein, whose product MSWRSIRKDVGVGRAEGDPSDARLNRLTRRWVTPGRRYDKLMGRAFLMPRPQQRWFQWRLRRAARRAPAEDLVLLLDSGGWRQCLAVTWIIAAGRRADLRERIERDLLGGTVGGYRWSYCPALARLGTERDAQLLSAFLDRALALPPDPDDEYREAWWPHAMATLLYLDGRLGTDHARRLLASNGPWSHWPGSTSASLDALKQAITEDVAFASGHNPGLRRTLRQHRRASNSPSGRRA is encoded by the coding sequence ATGAGCTGGAGATCCATCCGCAAGGACGTCGGCGTGGGGCGAGCGGAGGGCGATCCTTCCGACGCGCGGCTGAATCGCCTGACCAGGCGCTGGGTCACTCCCGGTCGGCGCTACGACAAGCTGATGGGTCGCGCGTTCCTGATGCCGCGCCCGCAACAGCGGTGGTTCCAGTGGCGTTTGCGTCGAGCGGCACGGCGGGCTCCCGCCGAGGATCTTGTCCTGCTGCTGGACAGCGGCGGATGGCGGCAATGCCTGGCGGTGACCTGGATCATCGCGGCGGGGCGCCGGGCCGATCTGCGCGAGCGGATCGAGCGGGACCTGCTCGGCGGCACTGTCGGGGGCTACCGGTGGAGCTACTGTCCCGCTCTGGCCCGGCTGGGCACGGAACGGGACGCCCAACTCCTCAGCGCGTTCCTGGACCGGGCGCTGGCCCTGCCTCCGGATCCGGACGACGAATACCGCGAAGCCTGGTGGCCGCACGCCATGGCGACCCTCCTGTACCTCGACGGCCGGCTCGGCACCGACCACGCCCGCCGACTGCTCGCCTCGAACGGCCCGTGGTCCCACTGGCCAGGCTCCACGAGCGCGTCCTTGGACGCGCTGAAGCAAGCCATCACCGAGGACGTCGCCTTCGCGTCGGGCCACAACCCCGGCCTCCGCCGCACCCTCCGCCAGCACCGCCGCGCCTCGAACTCACCCTCCGGTCGGCGCGCCTAG
- a CDS encoding AurF N-oxygenase family protein, whose protein sequence is MDTRMSDRERTAERLLAASAKHSFDPDTELDWDAPFEEGMWFWPPELVSLYDTELWRRMPQEQRIELSRHEVASLCSIGIWFETILMQLLLRHTYDLDPTSGHVRYALTEIADECRHSKMFARAVTKMGTPAYRPSRTDHALGRVLKTVSTTPGAFTGTLLAEEILDWMQRLTFPDERVQPLIRGVTRIHVVEESRHIRYAREELRRQMETAPRWEVGLTRVTSAEAARVIARSLISPRVYAEVGLDPVRAVEEARNSPHRRDVLRQSAKRLMDFFEEVDLLRGATAPLWRSSGLL, encoded by the coding sequence ATGGACACGCGCATGTCCGACCGCGAGAGGACAGCGGAGCGGCTGCTCGCGGCGTCCGCGAAGCACTCGTTCGACCCCGACACCGAGCTGGACTGGGACGCGCCCTTCGAGGAGGGCATGTGGTTCTGGCCGCCGGAGCTGGTCTCGCTCTACGACACGGAGTTGTGGCGGCGGATGCCGCAGGAGCAGCGGATCGAGCTGTCGCGGCACGAGGTCGCCTCGCTCTGCTCGATCGGGATCTGGTTCGAGACGATCCTGATGCAGTTGCTGCTGCGGCACACCTACGACCTCGACCCGACCAGCGGGCACGTCCGTTACGCGCTCACCGAGATAGCCGACGAGTGCCGGCACTCCAAGATGTTCGCCCGCGCGGTGACGAAGATGGGTACGCCGGCGTACCGGCCGAGCCGTACGGACCACGCGCTGGGCCGCGTGCTCAAGACCGTCTCCACGACGCCGGGCGCGTTCACCGGCACGCTGCTGGCCGAGGAGATCCTCGACTGGATGCAGCGGCTGACCTTCCCCGACGAGCGGGTGCAGCCGCTGATACGCGGGGTCACGCGGATCCACGTCGTGGAGGAGTCGCGCCACATCCGGTACGCCCGCGAGGAGTTGCGGCGGCAGATGGAGACCGCGCCGCGGTGGGAGGTGGGGCTGACCCGGGTCACTTCCGCGGAGGCCGCGCGGGTGATCGCGCGGTCGCTGATCAGTCCTCGCGTGTACGCGGAGGTGGGGCTCGATCCGGTCCGCGCGGTGGAGGAGGCGCGGAACAGTCCGCACCGGCGGGACGTGCTGCGGCAGTCCGCGAAGCGGTTGATGGACTTCTTCGAGGAGGTCGACCTGCTGCGCGGCGCCACGGCCCCCCTCTGGCGCAGCTCCGGCCTCCTCTGA